The window CCTGCATCCCCTGTGGCCCCCGCTGCACTTGGATTATTTCGTAAATTTCCAAAAGTTTCACCATCATTATTCGCTCTATTAGGTGCACCTGTAATAATATAGTATTATTGTGTATTCGTACTAAATAATGTGCCAAAggtatgtaatttttattctttatatatatgccctTCATAAGATAACGGTTGTATATGAgatcgatatttttttatacatgcAGTTGGTTGAGAATGcttatcttttaaataatgtttaCCTCCAGATGTTTCCTGATTTCCATGAGGTGAACCTTGTGTTGAGACTTGAAGATCTTTCTGATTTGGTGAGTTTTGTATGTTTGTATCATGTTCCATATTTGAGTTAGGCTCTTGAAGGGATTTTTCATAGTTTTGTGTCTTTTCTGTTTGTACTTGACTTACTAGACCAGTTGTTTCTTGTCGAGTGTGCGGATCACTTTGAGGAGAACTATCCCTTTGTAATACCATAGAATTACATACACTAGCAAAAGAATCTTGAATACCCCGTATCTCCTGACCATTTGGATGAAGCAAAGAGTTTTTATCACTAGAAGTTAAATCACGTGCACATAAGGAATTATTTGCATCATGATAAGTACTGCTGATATTCTTATcaatatttatttccctAATATGTGTTTTACAAGTACTTTCTTCAATATAAGATGTTTCACTACTTACCTCACTGCAAGATGTTCCACCATCAACTACCAGACAAGGGCCACTCTTACCGGGATTATCACTACATGGGGCCTTATCCTCTTTAGCTTCAACATCCGAAACTGCATCACAAGCACCTTTACTGTCATTGTGTGCATTATCAGCAGTTTTAGTAACATAACCTTCTCTAGGAGGGTCATTTTCAATAGTACTTTTAACACTAGAAGGTGTATGGTCTGATGATGCAGAAATAACCCCTACGTCGGCAGTACCTACAGAAGAAAGGGATATCATACAATCATTTGCACTATCAGTAACTATAAGAGGGGATCTTCTATCACGAGGTTTTCCACTAATAGAAGTTTCCGCAGCACGATATTCTGTGGTAGAAAACACAGGATCATCTTTATCAACATAGAGATGATCTCCATCGGTTTGACTGCCAACAGCTTGCCAATCATGTGCATTACCACTTAGGGGGGTTACTATTATGTGCATCGCTTAGAGCAGCAATTGTTTCTGAAGTTCTTTCTTGATGGATTCCAGTTGAAGTAGATTTTCCTTCAGGGTTACTTTGTGTAGAAGTACCGCTTGGATTAGTACCTAATGCATTATTAGAGGGAATAATTGCTACATGTGAAGATGGGTTTCGATTCTCTATTGGTCCAGAGAGCCTAAAAGGATGGCTA of the Plasmodium cynomolgi strain B DNA, scaffold: 0351, whole genome shotgun sequence genome contains:
- a CDS encoding CYIR protein (putative;~vir-type antigen) — translated: MITHNAHTGGTVTVIFDNNSKTLDKVECLSIYAEIVEHVQVKIAEFKEKGHANFKDECEKLITYIKQEKEKHKECYTKWSLDLNLDNYEDINEYRAAETSISGKPRDRRSPLIVTDSANDCMISLSSVGTADVGVISASSDHTPSSVKSTIENDPPREGYVTKTADNAHNDSKGACDAVSDVEAKEDKAPCSDNPGKSGPCLVVDGGTSCSEVSSETSYIEESTCKTHIREINIDKNISSTYHDANNSLCARDLTSSDKNSLLHPNGQEIRGIQDSFASVCNSMVLQRDSSPQSDPHTRQETTGLVSQVQTEKTQNYEKSLQEPNSNMEHDTNIQNSPNQKDLQVSTQGSPHGNQETSGGKHYLKDKHSQPTACIKKYRSHIQPLSYEGHIYKE